The following are encoded together in the Bacteroidota bacterium genome:
- a CDS encoding TIGR02757 family protein: MDKLPFYQPGKNDAQILQLLEENYHFFDQSNFIEADPIQVPHSFSGKEDIEISALLTATLSWGNRKIIIRKARELIQRMDGAPYDFIVNAQKGDLKVFDGFVHRTFNSEDCKLFISALQNIYCNYSGLRAVFENAYRQTGDIASSILFFRTMMLSGQSDVHFAKHLPNVVKSSACKRINMFLRWMVRNDSRGVDFGIWDKIPPSALMMPLDVHSGTIARETGLLSFKQNNWQAVAELTSNLRQFDPDDPVKYDFALFGLGVTGSGKQN; encoded by the coding sequence ATGGATAAATTGCCTTTTTATCAGCCGGGGAAAAATGATGCTCAAATCCTGCAACTTTTAGAGGAGAATTATCATTTTTTTGATCAAAGCAATTTTATTGAGGCAGATCCTATACAGGTCCCTCACTCTTTTTCAGGAAAAGAAGATATTGAAATTTCGGCTTTACTTACCGCAACTCTTTCCTGGGGGAACAGAAAAATCATTATACGGAAGGCACGTGAACTGATTCAAAGGATGGATGGTGCACCTTATGATTTTATCGTGAATGCCCAAAAAGGTGATTTAAAGGTATTTGATGGCTTTGTTCACCGTACTTTTAATTCTGAGGATTGCAAGTTGTTTATTTCAGCCTTGCAAAATATCTATTGCAATTATTCGGGCTTGAGGGCTGTATTTGAAAATGCCTACCGGCAGACAGGCGACATAGCCAGTTCTATTCTATTCTTTAGAACTATGATGCTGTCGGGACAATCTGATGTACATTTTGCAAAACATTTGCCCAATGTTGTGAAATCCTCTGCCTGTAAGCGCATCAACATGTTTTTGCGGTGGATGGTCAGAAATGATAGTCGCGGCGTAGATTTTGGAATATGGGATAAAATTCCCCCTTCTGCTTTGATGATGCCCTTGGATGTACATTCGGGAACTATTGCCCGCGAAACAGGCCTTTTAAGCTTCAAACAAAACAACTGGCAGGCTGTTGCTGAGCTTACTTCAAACCTCCGGCAATTTGATCCTGACGATCCCGTCAAATATGATTTTGCTTTATTTGGACTGGGAGTTACCGGCTCCGGAAAACAAAACTGA
- a CDS encoding ABC transporter ATP-binding protein: MIKAQNITKSFGSLQVLKGIDIEIQKGELVTIVGASGAGKTTFLQILGTLSKPDGGLVDINDTDVLHLREKQLARFRNQHIGFVFQFHHLLPEFTALENVCIPAFIAKTPKRKAVERAKELLCFLNLQDRMTHKPNELSGGEQQRVAVARALINNPSVVLADEPSGNLDSKNKKELHELFFSLRDKFNQTIVIVTHDLELAGMSDRKILMQDGRIIN; the protein is encoded by the coding sequence ATGATTAAAGCTCAAAATATCACCAAATCGTTTGGATCGTTACAAGTTTTAAAAGGTATTGATATTGAAATTCAAAAGGGAGAACTAGTAACCATAGTCGGAGCCAGTGGAGCCGGTAAAACCACCTTCCTTCAGATTCTCGGAACTTTAAGCAAGCCTGATGGCGGCCTGGTTGATATTAATGATACCGATGTACTTCATCTTAGGGAAAAGCAACTCGCAAGGTTTAGAAATCAACATATTGGTTTCGTTTTTCAGTTCCATCATTTGCTTCCTGAATTTACCGCATTGGAAAATGTTTGTATTCCTGCCTTTATTGCTAAAACGCCAAAACGTAAAGCTGTAGAGAGGGCAAAAGAACTTTTATGTTTTCTGAATTTACAGGACAGGATGACTCATAAGCCCAATGAACTTTCCGGTGGCGAACAACAACGTGTGGCTGTGGCGAGGGCATTGATTAATAATCCTTCTGTCGTTTTAGCCGATGAACCTTCAGGAAACCTGGACAGCAAAAATAAAAAGGAATTACATGAGCTTTTTTTCTCCCTTCGCGATAAATTTAACCAGACCATTGTAATCGTTACCCATGATTTGGAGTTGGCCGGTATGTCCGACCGGAAAATTTTAATGCAGGACGGAAGAATTATCAATTAG
- a CDS encoding twin-arginine translocase TatA/TatE family subunit, translating into MGVSGGEILIIMLVVLVLFGSKKMPDLARGLGKGYQEFKRATDDIKREILENTSDIVNEVNDLKSDLQGGITDFKTNVTENLNDVKSEVNKNLSSIKTEIEKPAEIAGEKNTETHESDSKKEFDPSVYPELKEEELKEEEPKEEELQSRATNVDQKSPANNLNSGNLLG; encoded by the coding sequence ATGGGTGTAAGCGGTGGCGAAATATTGATCATTATGCTGGTTGTTTTAGTCCTTTTTGGATCAAAGAAAATGCCTGATTTAGCCAGAGGGCTGGGAAAAGGTTATCAGGAATTTAAGCGGGCAACTGATGATATTAAACGAGAAATTTTGGAAAACACCTCAGATATCGTCAATGAAGTAAATGATTTAAAAAGCGACCTCCAGGGCGGTATTACTGATTTTAAGACTAATGTTACGGAAAATCTAAATGACGTAAAATCAGAAGTCAATAAAAACCTGAGTTCTATAAAGACTGAAATAGAAAAACCGGCTGAAATTGCCGGAGAAAAGAATACTGAAACCCATGAATCGGATTCTAAAAAAGAATTTGATCCTTCAGTTTATCCGGAACTAAAGGAAGAAGAACTTAAGGAAGAAGAACCAAAGGAAGAAGAATTGCAAAGCAGGGCAACCAATGTGGATCAAAAGTCGCCCGCTAATAATTTAAATTCCGGCAATTTGCTGGGATAA
- the secF gene encoding protein translocase subunit SecF, giving the protein GNVIIYERMREEWREGKGPRLMVQEGFQHAYSSIIDGHVTTILTGVVLYIFGSGPVQGFATTLIVGLLLSLFSSIFIARLMFEWLLDHNKEITLGNKFTINALSNVHINFIGIRKIMYVASGTLISIGIISLIFRGLDPSVEFTGGRTYVVRFDRPVETANIRSALTNVFKDAPEVKTFGSDKQTKITTKYMIDNKSTKADSIVDKTLYEGLKPFFVNPVTYQQFSQHSDTKKVGELSSTKVDPVISNDLIWQSFMAVFFGLLIIFIYIAIRFKNWKYGLGGVISLFHDTMVVITMFTLFYGILPFSLEIDQQFIAALLTIIGYSIMDSVIIFDRIREYTRLYPKRDLETNINAAINSTLGRTINTSGVTLVVLIIIFIFGGEILRGFIFALLVGVAIGTYSSVFNATPIAYDLIKAGERKKARLAKALGKKN; this is encoded by the coding sequence ATGGCAACGTTATTATTTATGAACGAATGCGTGAAGAATGGCGGGAAGGTAAAGGACCCCGACTTATGGTCCAGGAAGGTTTCCAGCATGCTTATTCTTCCATCATCGATGGCCACGTTACGACAATTTTAACTGGTGTGGTTTTGTACATTTTCGGTTCTGGCCCTGTACAAGGTTTTGCTACTACCCTGATTGTTGGTCTGTTGCTGTCACTCTTCTCCTCTATTTTCATCGCCCGCTTGATGTTCGAATGGCTGCTTGATCACAACAAGGAAATTACCCTGGGTAATAAATTTACCATCAATGCCCTGTCAAATGTTCACATTAATTTCATTGGCATCAGGAAGATCATGTATGTGGCATCTGGTACCCTGATTTCAATTGGTATTATTTCGTTGATATTCAGAGGACTTGATCCCAGCGTTGAATTTACCGGTGGACGTACTTACGTTGTCCGCTTTGACCGCCCGGTTGAAACTGCTAATATCCGCAGTGCGTTAACCAACGTATTTAAGGATGCTCCTGAAGTAAAGACCTTTGGTTCAGATAAACAGACAAAGATCACCACCAAATATATGATCGATAATAAGAGCACTAAAGCAGATTCTATTGTCGACAAAACATTATACGAAGGATTAAAACCATTTTTCGTTAATCCGGTAACTTACCAGCAATTCTCTCAACATTCCGATACCAAGAAAGTCGGCGAATTGAGTTCGACAAAAGTTGATCCGGTTATTTCTAATGATTTGATCTGGCAATCGTTTATGGCTGTGTTCTTTGGTTTGTTGATCATCTTTATTTATATCGCCATCCGGTTTAAGAACTGGAAATATGGTTTGGGCGGTGTTATATCGTTGTTCCACGATACCATGGTTGTTATTACGATGTTTACGTTGTTTTACGGAATCTTGCCCTTCAGTCTTGAAATCGACCAGCAGTTTATTGCAGCTTTGTTGACCATCATTGGTTATTCTATCATGGACTCTGTGATTATTTTCGACAGAATCCGTGAATATACAAGGCTGTATCCGAAGAGGGATCTGGAAACCAATATAAATGCTGCTATCAACAGCACCTTGGGCAGAACCATCAACACCTCAGGTGTTACCTTGGTAGTATTGATCATCATCTTTATTTTCGGTGGTGAAATTTTGAGAGGCTTTATATTCGCTTTGTTGGTTGGTGTTGCCATTGGAACTTACTCATCCGTGTTCAACGCTACTCCTATCGCTTACGATTTAATTAAAGCTGGCGAAAGGAAAAAAGCCAGACTTGCAAAAGCCCTTGGTAAGAAAAATTAA